One Helianthus annuus cultivar XRQ/B chromosome 7, HanXRQr2.0-SUNRISE, whole genome shotgun sequence genomic region harbors:
- the LOC110868764 gene encoding protein IQ-DOMAIN 1 produces MGKKGGWLSAVKKAITHSSDSSEKKDKKSGKKSSKKYWFGNRKRSRSVDKDLSQTETAVGDFVNLNEAENEQSKHAYSVAYATAVAAEAAVAAAHAAAEVVRLTSTAHSSSKSAEETAAIKIQAAYRGHLARRALRALRGLGRLRSVVQGQSVKRQATSTLKCMQTLARVQSQIRSRRVRMSEENKVVQQLLLKHEKELDNIRSSLGDTWDDSRKSKEETEASLRRKHEAAVRRERALAYAHTHQQMWKSNTKSPNPTFLDSNNPHWGWSWLERWMAARPWETQSIPDKEPSVGEPNKPVTCQSPSTPPTRARSSSSRSRVMPESQKGSVDGDARSFYSVQSDRNRRHSVASSACDDKSVESSPVLPNYMASTESAKARSRMASPIHSPSPLGSGRKGGSEKGSVTGSAKKQLSFTGSPARVSTRFTSH; encoded by the exons ATGGGAAAGAAAGGTGGTTGGTTATCTGCTGTAAAGAAAGCTATAACCCATTCTTCTGATTCCAGCGAGAAGAAAGACAAG AAATCTGGTAAAAAGAGTTCAAAGAAATATTGGTTTGGAAACAGAAAGAGGAGTAGGAGTGTAGATAAAGATTTGTCACAAACCGAAACAGCAGTAGGTGATTTTGTTAATCTCAATGAAGCCGAGAACGAACAGAGTAAACACGCATATTCGGTTGCGTATGCGACCGCTGTGGCGGCAGAAGCAGCGGTGGCAGCCGCCCATGCTGCCGCTGAAGTCGTTCGCTTGACGTCCACTGCGCATTCGTCGAGTAAATCCGCAGAAGAAACAGCTGCTATCAAGATTCAAGCAGCTTATCGCGGGCACTTG GCGAGGAGGGCGTTGCGTGCTCTTAGAGGGCTCGGGCGGTTGAGATCGGTGGTTCAAGGTCAATCGGTCAAACGTCAAGCAACGTCGACGTTGAAATGTATGCAAACGTTGGCTCGTGTACAGTCTCAGATTCGGTCAAGGCGTGTGCGTATGTCTGAGGAGAACAAAGTTGTCCAACAACTTCTTTTGAAGCATGAGAAAGAACTCGACAACATTAGATCTTCC TTGGGAGATACATGGGATGACAGTAGAAAATCTAAAGAAGAAACCGAAGCCAGTTTACGAAGGAAACACGAGGCTGCTGTACGTAGAGAACGCGCGTTGGCGTATGCACATACTCATCAG CAAATGTGGAAGAGCAATACAAAGTCTCCGAATCCAACTTTTCTGGACTCGAACAATCCGCACTGGGGATGGAGTTGGTTAGAACGGTGGATGGCAGCCCGTCCTTGGGAAACACAAAGCATACCCGACAAAGAACCATCGGTTGGAGAACCGAATAAACCAGTTACCTGCCAATCACCCTCTACACCACCCACGAGGGCTCGATCATCTAGTTCTCGGTCTCGGGTCATGCCCGAAAGCCAAAAGGGAAGCGTGGACGGAGACGCAAGAAGCTTCTACAGCGTGCAGTCCGACCGCAACAGGCGGCACAGCGTAGCTAGTTCAGCGTGTGACGACAAGAGCGTTGAATCATCTCCGGTACTTCCGAACTACATGGCTTCAACGGAGTCCGCTAAGGCTCGGTCTCGAATGGCTAGTCCGATCCATAGTCCGAGCCCACTAGGGTCGGGAAGGAAAGGCGGTTCGGAAAAGGGGTCCGTGACCGGGTCCGCCAAGAAGCAGCTTTCGTTTACGGGTTCACCGGCTCGTGTCTCTACTAGGTTCACAAGTCATTGA
- the LOC110868765 gene encoding mitochondrial import inner membrane translocase subunit TIM14-1, whose product MATPFIAGLAIATAAMAGKYGIQAWQSFKARPPRPRSRRFYEGGFQPTMTRREAALILGVRESVAEDKVREAHRRVMVANHPDAGGSHYLASKINEAKDVMLRKSKNTGSAF is encoded by the exons ATG GCTACCCCGTTTATTGCTGGGCTTGCAATAGCGACCGCAGCCATGGCTGGTAAATATGGAATTCAGGCCTGGCAATCTTTCAAGGCTAGACCCCCGAGGCCCAGATCACGCAGGTTTTATGAAGGCGGGTTCCAACCAACAATGACAAGACGAGAAGCGGCTCTAATTCTTGGTGTTAG AGAGAGTGTGGCGGAAGATAAGGTGAGGGAAGCACATCGAAGAGTAATGGTTGCAAACCATCCGGATGCTGGAGGCAGCCATTACCTAGCTTCAAAAATCAATGAAGCCAAAGATGTAATGCTTCGAAAGAGTAAGAACACTGGATCGGCA